A DNA window from Equus przewalskii isolate Varuska chromosome 12, EquPr2, whole genome shotgun sequence contains the following coding sequences:
- the BAIAP3 gene encoding BAI1-associated protein 3 isoform X2, with product MSTLLDIKSSVLRQVQVCPSFRRRTEEEPGSTSADPQEPPTGAWKPGDGVEFFSQMRRILKKGEGRQGLPCPEVLLRSGSPAPAEPVDPNRGLRALTQEEVEMLYEEALYTVLHRAGTMGPEQVNDQEALLSYLQQVFSTSPEEHAEAVERVKKAKAPTYALKVSVMRAKNLLAKDPNGFSDPYCMLGILPASGTPREPGSHKEQRFSFRKGSKRGGPLPAKCIQVTEVKSSTLNPVWKEHFLFEIEDVSTDQLHLDIWDHDDDVSLVEACRKLNEVIGLKGMSRYFKQIVKSARANGTAGPTEDHTDDFLGCLNIPIREVPVAGEDRWFKLEPRSSASRVQGDCQLVLKLITTQRDTAMSQRGRSGFLSYLLLLSRLLQFEHRTDEPNSSSWRGELSGPAATVLCLHGAQSNLSALQLAVLHWQVSSRHHQTRTLDYGYLLGLLEDMQAHWEESASLPQEQEESLADSFSAFSEFGLRLLRQLRDYFPATNSTAVYRLELLLKCLGKLQLFQPAFEICPFETELNMDIAAALKRGNREWYDRLLNSKSPREQPGPQRLVGLVELADAVYEDLQSCYGIYASLFHSIVKVDFFTLTFRQLERLVAEEAWVLTEELSTKMTLEVASGLFELYLTLADIQCFWSSIPGRRSLALAGIHAPFLPAVKLWLQVLRDQTKWRLQGAVDVDTLEPMDASSKHSSSAATASLCFSHIQELWARLAWPDPSQAQGLGTQLGQDLCEAALFYTQLLRKKVDAQPGAAGEAVSEPLCVVLNNVELLRKAARQALRGLAWPEGAAGLEGVLPRPLLSCTQALDEDLQQEAHTVTAHLTSKMVGDIRKYVQHISLSPDSIQNDEAVAPLMKYLDEKLALLNASLVKENLSRVLEALWELLLQAILQALGANRDVSADFYGRFHFTLEALVSVFHAEGQGLPLESLRDGSYKESAPTGRCPQRLEEELRLHKCSTRECIEQYYLDKLKQKSLEQNRFGRLSVRCHYEAAEQRLAVEVLHAADLLPLDANGLSDPFVIVELGPPHLFPLVRSQRTQVKSRTLHPVYDELFYFSVPAEACRRRGACVLFTVMDHDWLSTNDFAGEAALGLGSIGGVARPPVGGSMRAGQPITLHLRRPRAQVRSALRMLEGRANKEAQEFVKRLKELEKCMEADP from the exons GAAACCTGGGGATGGCGTGGAGTTCTTCTCCCAGATGCGCCGCATCCTGAAGAAGGGGGAAGGCAGACAGGGCCTGCCGTGCCCCGAG GTCCTCTTGCGCAGCGGCTCACCAGCCCCCGCTGAGCCCGTGGATCCCAACCGTGGCCTGAGAGCCCTGAcccaggaggag GTGGAGATGCTCTATGAGGAAGCCCTGTACACGGTCCTTCACCGCGCAGGAACCATGGGCCCTGAGCAGGTGAACGACCAGGAGGCCCTACTGAGCTACCTTCAGCAG GTGTTCAGCACCAGCCCCGAAGAGCATGCTGAGGCCGTTGAGCGCGTGAAGAAGGCCAAG GCCCCTACGTACGCCCTGAAAGTTTCCGTCATGCGTGCCAAGAACCTGCTGGCCAAAGACCCCAATG GCTTCAGTGACCCATACTGCATGCTGGGCATCCTGCCGGCCTCGGGCACCCCGCGGGAGCCAGGCTCGCATAAGGAGCAGCGCTTCAGCTTCCGCAAGGGCAGCAAGCGTGGCGGCCCACTGCCAGCCAAGTGCATCCAGGTCACCGAAGTCAAGAGCAGCACCCTGAACCCTGTCTGGAAGGAGCACTTCCTCTT TGAGATCGAGGATGTCAGCACGGACCAGCTCCACCTGGACATCTG GGACCATGATGATGACGTGTCCCTGGTGGAAGCGTGCAGGAAGCTGAATGAAGTCATTGGCCTGAAGGGCATGAGCAG GTATTTCAAACAGATTGTCAAGTCAGCCCGTGCAAATGGGACAGCAGGGCCCACGGAGGACCATACCGATGACTTCCTTGGGTGCCTCAACATACCCATCAGG GAGGTGCCTGTGGCTGGCGAGGACCGCTGGTTCAAGCTGGAACCGCGCTCCAGTGCCTCCCGCGTGCAGGGCGACTGCCAGCTGGTCCTCAAGCTCATCACCACGCAG AGGGACACAGCCATGAGCCAGCGCGGGCGGTCAGGCTTCCTGTCCTACCTGCTGCTGCTCAGCCGTCTGCTGCAGTTCGAGCACCGAACTGACGAG CCCAACTCGAGCAGCTGGCGCGGCGAGCTCAGCGGACCTGCGGCCACCGTGCTGTGCCTGCACGGCGCGCAGAGCAACCTGTCGGCCCTGCAGCTGGCGGTGCT GCACTGGCAGGTCAGCAGCCGCCACCATCAGACCCGGACCCTGGACTACGGCTAcctgctggggctgctggaggACATGCAGGCGCACTGGGAGGAGTCGGCCTCGCTGCCCCAGGAGCAG GAAGAGAGCCTGGCCGACAGCTTCTCCGCCTTCTCTGAGTTTGGGCTGCGGCTGCTGCGCCAGCTCCGAGACTACTTCCCTGCCACCAACAGCACGGCTGTCTACCGCCTGGAGCTGCTGCTGAA GTGTCTTGGCAAGCTGCAGCTCTTCCAGCCTGCCTTTGAGATCTGCCCGTTCGAGACGGAGCTCAACATGGACATCGCTGCTGCCCTGAAG AGAGGCAACCGGGAATGGTACGACAGGCTCCTGAACAGCAAGAGTCCTCGCGAGCAG CCGGGGCCACAGCGCCTTGTGGGGCTGGTCGAGCTGGCTGACGCCGTCTACGAGGACCTGCAGTCCTGCTACGGCATCTATGCCAGCCTCTTCCACAG CATTGTCAAGGTCGACTTCTTCACCCTCACCTTCCGGCAGCTGGAGCGCCTG GTGGCCGAGGAGGCGTGGGTGTTGACGGAGGAGCTGAGTACCAAGATGACCCTGGAGGTGGCCTCAGGGCTCTTCGAGCTCTACCTGACCTTGGCAGACATCCAGTGCTTCTGGAGCAGCATCCCGGGACG CCGCTCCCTGGCGCTGGCTGGCATCCACGCCCCATTCCTGCCCGCTGTGAAGCTTTGGCTGCAGGTGCTGCGGGACCAGACCAAGTGGAGGCTTCAGGGAGCCGTGGACGTGGACACA TTGGAGCCCATGGATGCCTCCTCCAAGCACAGCAGCTCCGCAGCCACTGCAagcctctgcttcagccacatccaAGAGCTGTGGGCCCGCCTCGCGTGGCCGGACCCTTcccaggcccaggggctgggcaCCCAGCTCGGCCAG GACTTGTGTGAGGCTGCCCTCTTCTACACCCAGCTGCTGCGGAAGAAGGTGGACGCTCAGCCCGGGGCTGCAGGCGAGGCAGTGAGCGAGCCG CTCTGTGTGGTCCTCAACAACGTGGAACTCCTGCGCAAGGCTGCCAGGCAGGCGCTGCGGGGTCTGGCGTGGCCAGAGGGGGCCGCAGGCCTCGAGGGGGTGCTCCCACGCCCCCTGCTCAGCTGCACGCAGGCCCTGGACGAGGACCTGCAGCAGGAGGCCCACACTGTGACGGCGCACCTGACCTCcaag ATGGTGGGTGACATCAGGAAGTACGTGCAGCACATCAGCCTCTCGCCCGACTCCATCCAGAACGACGAG GCCGTGGCCCCGCTCATGAAGTACCTGGACGAGAAGCTGGCCCTGCTGAACGCTTCGCTGGTGAAGGAGAACCTGAGCAG AGTGCTGGAGGCCCtctgggagctgctgctgcaggcCATTCTGCAGGCACTGGGTGCAAACCGCGACGTCTCTGCCGACTTCTACGGCCGCTTCCACTTCACGCTGGAG GCCCTGGTCAGTGTTTTCCATGCTGAGGGTCAAGGTCTGCCCCTGGAGAGCCTGAGGGATGGAAGCTACAAG GAGTCAGCCCCCACCGGCCGCTGCCcgcagaggctggaggaggagctgcgCCTGCACAAGTGCTCCACTCGCGAGTGCATCGAGCAGTATTACCTGGACAAGCTCAAGCAG AAGTCCCTGGAGCAGAACCGGTTCGGGCGCCTGAGTGTCCGCTGCCACTACGAGGCGGCTGAGCAGCGGCTGGCGGTGGAGGTGCTGCACGCCGCTGACCTGCTCCCCTTGGACGCCAACG GCCTGAGCGACCCCTTTGTGATCGTGGAGCTGGGCCCTCCACACCTCTTCCCGCTGGTCCGCAGCCAGAGGACCCAGGTCAAGAGCCGGACGCTGCACCCCGTGTACGACGAgctcttctactt CTCTGTGCCTGCAGAGGCGTGCCGCCGCCGTGGCGCCTGCGTGCTGTTCACGGTCATGGACCACGACTGGCTGTCCACCAACGACTTTGCTGGGGAGGCGGCCCTTGGCCTGGGCAGCATTGGCGGCGTCGCACGGCCCCCAGTGGGAGGGAGCATGAGGGCCGGGCAGCCCATCACCCTGCACCTGCGCCGGCCCAGAGCCCAGG TGAGGTCTGCACTGCGGATGCTTGAAGGCCGTGCCAACAAGGAGGCACAGGAGTTTGTCAAGAGACTCAAGGAGCTGGAGAAGTGCATGGAGGCGGATCCCTGA